In the genome of Solibacillus silvestris, one region contains:
- a CDS encoding tellurium resistance protein, with translation MKNLFKHFNDIEIDLTEFEEAEVTELEKAQFKRDLRIQTSKTTPRKWMKGAAAVCLSLGIGAASVIGLSYTTFAQEIPVLNSIIKLFSTQEKIISGYEEFADQQNLVAESNGTTITVNESLFDSKKFLVGYYIETDRDLGDSPEIETTFKVDGREYALYNTEHRIEKVGPNQYAGLTTAILNLSNYLQEANFEFHISSISSQDKKEMIQGSWDFEINAKATEPKVQIVEAPASKNADLGIKLNEIIYTPISFIVNYKEMIRNENLKDKWDMISSGLKVKDNLGNTYTSTLTGGIGHDHGDMEFVYTFEKLHPDAETLIITPFFQLMEADEIDENGVKIFRDNTNSIKEKIELEDIIVDILK, from the coding sequence TTGAAAAATCTGTTTAAACACTTCAATGATATTGAAATCGATTTAACTGAGTTTGAAGAAGCAGAGGTAACAGAACTTGAAAAAGCACAGTTTAAAAGGGACCTGAGAATACAGACATCCAAAACAACACCGAGAAAGTGGATGAAGGGAGCTGCAGCTGTCTGCTTGTCGTTGGGTATCGGCGCTGCATCAGTTATAGGTCTTTCCTACACAACATTCGCTCAGGAAATTCCAGTTTTGAACAGTATTATCAAGCTTTTCTCGACCCAAGAAAAAATAATATCAGGCTATGAGGAATTCGCCGATCAACAAAATCTTGTAGCAGAAAGCAATGGGACAACGATTACGGTAAATGAAAGCTTATTCGATAGTAAAAAGTTTTTAGTTGGCTATTATATTGAAACGGACAGGGATTTAGGTGATTCCCCGGAAATTGAGACTACTTTTAAGGTAGATGGCCGCGAATACGCCCTCTATAATACGGAACATAGGATTGAAAAAGTCGGGCCAAATCAATACGCCGGCTTAACTACAGCGATCTTGAACTTATCTAATTATTTACAGGAGGCGAATTTTGAGTTTCACATTAGTAGTATTTCCAGTCAGGATAAAAAGGAAATGATCCAGGGGAGTTGGGATTTTGAAATAAATGCTAAGGCGACTGAGCCTAAAGTCCAAATCGTGGAAGCACCTGCATCAAAAAATGCTGATCTAGGTATTAAATTAAATGAAATCATATACACACCGATTTCCTTTATTGTCAATTACAAAGAAATGATAAGAAATGAGAACTTAAAAGATAAATGGGACATGATTTCTTCCGGTTTAAAAGTAAAGGATAATCTAGGTAATACGTATACATCAACGTTAACCGGTGGTATAGGACACGACCATGGAGATATGGAATTTGTCTATACCTTTGAAAAACTGCATCCGGATGCTGAAACTTTAATAATCACTCCATTCTTCCAATTGATGGAGGCTGACGAAATTGATGAAAATGGCGTTAAAATTTTTAGAGATAACACCAATTCTATAAAGGAAAAAATAGAGCTTGAGGACATTATTGTAGATATTCTCAAATAG
- a CDS encoding RNA polymerase subunit sigma-70 (DNA-dependent RNA polymerase catalyzes the transcription of DNA into RNA using the four ribonucleoside triphosphates as substrates) — translation MKINEHNFIKYLQGGKENALDYVIDHYLPLIKGVVLKILGPLDINDIIKECCNDILLSIWKNAKKFKGDAADFQKWVCVIAKYKAIDYYRMEMKKKESPSLDIELTQNDLMKYESTYIEEQENIQAIISTLKPVDQKIFIMKYLLDFDTEEIAHQLQMTKSAINNRLYHGRKKLKKDLGGMPIEKSV, via the coding sequence ATGAAGATTAATGAACATAATTTTATAAAATACCTTCAAGGCGGCAAAGAAAACGCTCTTGATTACGTAATCGATCACTATCTTCCATTAATAAAAGGTGTTGTATTGAAAATTTTAGGTCCTCTTGACATTAATGACATCATAAAGGAGTGTTGTAACGATATTCTATTATCTATCTGGAAAAACGCGAAAAAGTTCAAAGGAGATGCAGCTGACTTTCAAAAATGGGTATGCGTGATTGCAAAATATAAAGCAATCGATTATTACCGCATGGAAATGAAGAAAAAAGAAAGCCCCTCTTTGGATATAGAGCTTACGCAGAATGACCTAATGAAATATGAAAGCACCTATATAGAAGAACAGGAGAACATTCAGGCAATTATCTCGACATTAAAGCCTGTCGATCAGAAAATTTTTATAATGAAGTACCTACTAGATTTTGATACAGAAGAAATTGCCCATCAATTGCAGATGACAAAATCGGCTATTAATAACCGGCTTTACCATGGCAGGAAAAAACTTAAAAAAGATTTAGGGGGTATGCCCATTGAAAAATCTGTTTAA
- a CDS encoding damage-inducible protein DinB produces the protein MLNFFEYNWQVRDEWFDWCYQLSIEELKKERTGGVGSILYTLFHIIDVEYSWLRGIQGKEDIVVEFADYDTPEKVKALSDRLRNEIAEFLSKDIDEFKNEVVYVPWDENKYTVEEVLHHIIAHEIHHIGQLSIWSRELELNPVPANFIGRRFNSIHSY, from the coding sequence TTGTTAAATTTTTTTGAATATAACTGGCAGGTAAGAGACGAATGGTTTGATTGGTGTTACCAGCTATCGATTGAGGAATTGAAAAAGGAAAGAACTGGTGGAGTAGGGAGTATATTATATACTCTTTTTCACATTATTGATGTTGAATACAGTTGGCTTCGTGGTATTCAAGGCAAAGAAGACATAGTAGTCGAATTTGCTGATTATGATACGCCTGAAAAGGTTAAAGCTCTTTCTGATAGATTGCGAAATGAAATAGCAGAATTTCTAAGTAAAGATATAGATGAATTTAAAAATGAAGTTGTATATGTACCTTGGGATGAAAATAAATATACCGTTGAGGAAGTATTACACCATATAATTGCCCATGAAATTCACCACATTGGTCAACTCTCTATTTGGTCAAGAGAATTAGAACTCAACCCCGTACCTGCTAACTTTATTGGAAGAAGGTTTAATTCTATTCATTCTTATTAA